Genomic window (Chryseobacterium sp. H1D6B):
AATATAAAGTATCAAAAGGTCTTAAGATTACTTCCCAGCTGGGTATTCAGTACGATGGCAACCAGACAGAGAAATTTGCGGCGGAGAATACTTACTTTACCAGAAAGATGAAAGAAGGAACCCGGTATTACAAAGATGGCGCTTACCGTTACTTTCTGCCTGAAGGCGGTGTAAAACAGAACTGGGATAATAACTTTTTTCAGTATAACTGGAAACTGCAGGGAAGTTACAGCACAAAAATTAATTCGGTACACGAAATCGATTTGATGGCCGGAACTGAACTTCGTAAAACAGAGGATAATACTACCGTTACAAGAGCATTCGGCTATGATTCTGTAACAAAAAGAGCTGCTGCAATTGTTTTTCCAAGTTCGAATTTTGCAGCAGAAAGAAAGTATGAAACCTACCGTGAAATGCCTGCTGTTGAGAATGCATACGCTTCAATGTTTGCTACAGCTTCCTATACTTTCGATCAGAAATATACGTTCTTCGGAAGTGTGAGATATGACGGGACTAATTTATTCGGTGTTAATAAAAAGTATAAATATCTCCCGATATGGGCTGTTTCAGGGTCTTGGTTAGTGACAAAAGAAAATTTCATGAAGGATCTTTCTGTTATTTCTAACCTTAGACTAAGAACTTCGTATGGTCTGCAGGGAAATATTGACCGTAATACTTCGCCTTTTTTTATCGGGGAATACAGTGATTCAACCATTCTTCCGGGTGGAAAAGAGAATATTATCAATGTAATAAGTCCTCCAAATGATAAACTTCGCTGGGAAAAGACGACCAATGTGAATTTCGGACTTGATTTAGGAGTGTTTCAGAATCGTATCAACCTTACAGCAGATCTTTACAGCAGAAAAGGAACCGATATGATCAGCATGAAAGAAACGCCGCTTGAAACAGGATTTGAATATACCATGATGAACTGGGGAAGTTTAACCAATAAAGGTTTTGAATTGGCGCTGTCTACCCGAAATATCAATAAAGACAATTTCAAGTGGACCACTACGATCAATTTTGCGCATAACAAAAGCAGGGTGATCAGTGAACAGCCGCGTGACAATGCAATGCTTCCTTCAAGAGAAGGACTCCCTGTAAATGCTGTTTTTGCATTGAAAACGGCAGGAATGGATGAAAACGGAAATCCTATGTTCTGGAAAGGAAATGAAAAGGTAAAGATTGAAGATTTTTTTGCATTGTATGATGTTTATGCAGATTTTCTTCCCGGCCAGCTTGTAGATACAAAACTTTCAAACTCGGAACTAAGAGGCCTTTTTACTTATATCGGGGACAGGGATCCTAAGTTTACAGGAGGAATTATCAATACTTTTAAAATAAACAATTTCGACTTTACTGTTTCTGCTACTTTTAATCTAAAACAGACGGTAATGCAGACGCCTTCTTATCGCGGAATGGATCTGGACAGAGGGAGAAACTATACAAAAGATATCTACCAGGCAGGGATTTCACTCCCTGGGATTACGAGTCCTGAAATGGATGCTAATCCTGGCTGGATGGGTAATAAATGGCTTTCTGATAACCGTTCTAATGCCTACAGCCTGCTTGATATATGGGCAAAAGAAATCAGCTATGTAAGAATCAGCAGTATCCGTTTAGGATATACACTGCCTAAAGAATTTACAAGTCCTATGGGAATCAGTGCTTTAAGGCTGAGTGTTGAAGGCCGTAACCTGTTTGTATTCAGTAATGGATATAAAGGATATTTTGATCCGGAAACGTACGGTAATATTTATGCACAGCCTATCACGAAATCAGTTACAGTAGGATTTAATGTTTCTTTTTAAAATTGAAAAAATGAGAAAAATTACAACATTCATTGCGGTTGCAGCACTAAGTTTTTCCAGTATTGGATGCGATCGTTTTTTAGATATTCAGCCTGAAGGAAAGATCATCCCTGTTACTGCTGAGGATTACCGCAAGGTACTTACTTCGGCCTATGCAAAATATCCGCTCCACAGATCTTTATTAGCTCTCCGTACAGATGAGACCGGTATAGATGAAAATACCAGTGATTTTATTTCCTATCGTGAAATAGCGATGTGGAAAGACAGCAATAACGACCAGTCGACGATAGAGTTTCCTTGGGTAAGCTTTTATTCAGTGGTCTTTTATTTAAATCAGATTATCAATGAAGGATCAAAGACGATGGCAGATTCTCCTCAAAAGCAGCAGATTCTTGCAGAGGCCTATGCTCTTCGTGCGTATGTGTATTTTGATATGGTGAATTTATATGGGAAACCATATCATGCCGCTACAGCTTCTCAGGATAGAGGAGTTCCGATCAATTTAGAAATTGACCTTGAGCAGGTTTTAAAGCCTTCCAGCGTCCAGCAGGTATATGATCAGGTTCATGCAGATATTGAAAAAGCAGACGGACTAATGACAGAACAGCAGCAGTCGGGCAGTATCAATTATAGGTTTTCTAAAGTATCACTGCTGGCTTTTAAAGCCAGGGCTGCTCTTTATGAAGGGGATTGGAATAAAGCTTTAGGTTATTCAGAGCAGGTGCTTGCGGTGAAAGGAGAATTAAGCAATTTAAATACCGATGGTAAAGCGCCCAATCATTATACTTCAATAGAATCTATTATGGCTTTGGATAATCCATTTAATAGTGCAGTGCAGAATATATCTTATGCTTCTCCGGAATTGATTTCAAAATATAATAATGCGGAAGATAAAAGATTTAAGATTTATTTTGAAAAGAATAATAACAAGTATAAAATAATTAAAGGCGGAAGTTCTGATTACCGGGTATCTTTCAGAACAGCGGAGCTGTATTTTATAAAATCTGAAGCGTTAGTTAAATTAAACAGGCTTAGTGAAGCTAAAGATATACTTCTTAAGTTTTTGAAAAACCGATACAGTCCGGCAGGATATGCTTCCGTTCAAAATGACATTAGTTCAATGAACGTTACGGAATTCATGAATTTTCTAATGGATGAAAGATTTAGAGAATTTGCTTTGGAAGGACACCGCTGGTTTGATTTAAGAAGGCTGGATCAGAAAAAGATCATTCATAATATCAACGGACAGCAATATATTCTGCTTCAGAATGACGTAAGGTACACCATAGAGTTCCCGAAAAGTGCTAAGAAAAATAATCCGTTCTTATAAAAAATAACATTCATATTAACAACCCCTGAAACCGCTTGAACTTAATTGTTTTAGCGGTTTTTTTGTATTTTTGCAATGTTATGAAAATTGCAATCATAGAAGATGAGCTATTGGCAGTTAATTATCTGAAAGATCTTTTAGATAAACAAAGCATCGTTCCTGTTACGGAAACGGTGATTCTTCGTTCAAAAAAGCAGGCTATAGATTTCTTCAAAAATGATTCTGCGGATCTTATCTTTATGGATATCCATCTTGGTGACGGCATGAGTCTGGATATTTTTGAGAAGGTAGATCTTTTTACACCGGTTATTTTTATTACCGCTTTTGATGAATATGCGATGCGGGTTTTTAAACATTTTACAATAGATTATCTCCTGAAACCTTTTGAAGAGGAGGACCTGCATAAAGCATTACAAAAATTCATTTCCATAAAAGGTAATTTTGATCCTGAACCTGTATTAAAGTCTATTTCTACATTATATAAGACAGATGACTCTGAAAAGATGAAGCGGTTTCTGGTAACAGACGGAAATAAGATAAAGTCTGTAGATGAAGAGAGTACGGCCTATTTTTTTGCGTCCGGCAAATACCTTTTTTTAGCAGCTATG
Coding sequences:
- a CDS encoding LytTR family DNA-binding domain-containing protein: MKIAIIEDELLAVNYLKDLLDKQSIVPVTETVILRSKKQAIDFFKNDSADLIFMDIHLGDGMSLDIFEKVDLFTPVIFITAFDEYAMRVFKHFTIDYLLKPFEEEDLHKALQKFISIKGNFDPEPVLKSISTLYKTDDSEKMKRFLVTDGNKIKSVDEESTAYFFASGKYLFLAAMDNRTYIYDDTIKDIIHKLNPDLFFKINRKFIINKNAIVEIIKHSSQKIELKLSPEPEINSDVFISKRQITEFLSWLNS
- a CDS encoding RagB/SusD family nutrient uptake outer membrane protein, translated to MRKITTFIAVAALSFSSIGCDRFLDIQPEGKIIPVTAEDYRKVLTSAYAKYPLHRSLLALRTDETGIDENTSDFISYREIAMWKDSNNDQSTIEFPWVSFYSVVFYLNQIINEGSKTMADSPQKQQILAEAYALRAYVYFDMVNLYGKPYHAATASQDRGVPINLEIDLEQVLKPSSVQQVYDQVHADIEKADGLMTEQQQSGSINYRFSKVSLLAFKARAALYEGDWNKALGYSEQVLAVKGELSNLNTDGKAPNHYTSIESIMALDNPFNSAVQNISYASPELISKYNNAEDKRFKIYFEKNNNKYKIIKGGSSDYRVSFRTAELYFIKSEALVKLNRLSEAKDILLKFLKNRYSPAGYASVQNDISSMNVTEFMNFLMDERFREFALEGHRWFDLRRLDQKKIIHNINGQQYILLQNDVRYTIEFPKSAKKNNPFL
- a CDS encoding SusC/RagA family TonB-linked outer membrane protein, encoding MKKTFILLPLLAANIALAQEKKTITGKVEDGDTSKVMAGASIKIETQSVSTKTSQKGIIESVSIGTVTDKNGKFILEIPADTKSVLVSYLGYESRVIQVEEGKSSYNITLIPVFGSDIPEKNKIQEVIITGYQKIEKRKQTSAVSTVKMDDINQSGVASVDQMLAGQIAGVAVTPETGAPGSPAKIRIRGTASLSGPQDPLWVVDGLPLEGNDVPNFSDKDNIDQLQNFSIAGLNPNDIEDITILKDAAATAIYGARAANGVISITTKKGKKGSLRLNFSADTFVTARPDFSRLNLLNASEKVDLELMLANRTDLTYRTDKGEVMRILTKNGQLDAYRNGGLDALNMLTRQQIDGLRNSNTDWGKLLYRNAINKQYGVSISGGADRSDYYFSLGYYDEEGTTIGTGFERYNLTLKNNYKISDKLTFGVSVFGTQSERTSFVTDADASISPINYSRNANPYLSPFNADGSYRYDQDIDGFENRYIPFNFLEERENTSYTLKNQSLKAIFDLEYKVSKGLKITSQLGIQYDGNQTEKFAAENTYFTRKMKEGTRYYKDGAYRYFLPEGGVKQNWDNNFFQYNWKLQGSYSTKINSVHEIDLMAGTELRKTEDNTTVTRAFGYDSVTKRAAAIVFPSSNFAAERKYETYREMPAVENAYASMFATASYTFDQKYTFFGSVRYDGTNLFGVNKKYKYLPIWAVSGSWLVTKENFMKDLSVISNLRLRTSYGLQGNIDRNTSPFFIGEYSDSTILPGGKENIINVISPPNDKLRWEKTTNVNFGLDLGVFQNRINLTADLYSRKGTDMISMKETPLETGFEYTMMNWGSLTNKGFELALSTRNINKDNFKWTTTINFAHNKSRVISEQPRDNAMLPSREGLPVNAVFALKTAGMDENGNPMFWKGNEKVKIEDFFALYDVYADFLPGQLVDTKLSNSELRGLFTYIGDRDPKFTGGIINTFKINNFDFTVSATFNLKQTVMQTPSYRGMDLDRGRNYTKDIYQAGISLPGITSPEMDANPGWMGNKWLSDNRSNAYSLLDIWAKEISYVRISSIRLGYTLPKEFTSPMGISALRLSVEGRNLFVFSNGYKGYFDPETYGNIYAQPITKSVTVGFNVSF